The proteins below come from a single Agromyces flavus genomic window:
- a CDS encoding YidH family protein — MGAEPDPRFSLANERTFLAWNRTALALIAGGVALEALGLDLQPGFRLAASLVLVAAGLAVPVLAWVEWARTERALRASAALPGSATSVLLAITVVLVAVLVLFGILWR; from the coding sequence GCCCGATCCGCGGTTCAGCCTCGCCAACGAGCGCACGTTCCTCGCGTGGAACCGCACCGCCTTGGCGCTCATCGCCGGCGGCGTCGCGCTCGAGGCGCTCGGACTCGATCTCCAGCCGGGCTTCCGCCTCGCGGCGTCCCTGGTGCTCGTCGCTGCGGGACTGGCCGTTCCGGTGCTCGCCTGGGTCGAGTGGGCTCGCACGGAGCGCGCGCTGCGCGCATCGGCCGCGCTGCCGGGCTCCGCGACGAGCGTCCTGCTCGCGATCACCGTCGTGCTGGTCGCCGTGCTGGTGCTCTTCGGCATCCTGTGGCGATGA